In a genomic window of Styela clava chromosome 7, kaStyClav1.hap1.2, whole genome shotgun sequence:
- the LOC120327796 gene encoding uncharacterized protein LOC120327796, with protein sequence MTDKHGQTSVKYDEEGERVEIDYVDDEDHPFMTPGEEDNDDTSHDNRQQPRGPGREGPQVEEPQGDEQENKEEDEGTVVTVVRDDDDEHQRKAFKSREEEKKK encoded by the exons ATGACTGATAAGCATGGACAAACATCAGTTAAATACGACGAGGAAGGCGAGAGAGTGGAAATTGATTATGTCGATGACG AAGATCATCCATTCATGACCCCGG GCGAAGAAGATAATGATGATACTTCGCATGATAATCGTCAGCAACCTCGAG GTCCCGGACGTGAAGGACCGCAGGTTGAAGAACCACAGGGCGACGAACAAGAAAATAAAGAGGAAGATGAAGGTACTGTCGTCACTGTGGTTCGAGATGACGACGACGAACATCAAAGAAAGGCGTTCAAGTCCAGGGAAGAGGAAAAAAAGAAGTAA